Proteins encoded by one window of Hafnia alvei:
- the sapA gene encoding ABC transporter substrate-binding protein SapA — MRGLKTLMLALSCLSAVATAAEIAPVTKTKPLPDIRQSGFIYCVSGILNTFNPQMASSGLTVDTLAAQLYDRLLDVDPYTYRLIPELAQSWEVLDGGATYVLHLRKDVPFQTTDWFKPTRKMNADDVVFSFNRMFDPNHPYHEVNGGHYPYFESLQFSDAVQSVRKLDNSTVEIRLKQPDASFLWHLATHYAPILSSEYADNLAKKGKEEDIDRLPVGTGPFMLNEYHAGQYIRLDRNNAFWKGKPRMPQVIIDLGAGGTGRLSKLLTGECDVLAYPAASQLSILRDDPRLRLTLRPGMNVAYLAFNTRKPPLDNLDVRRAIAYSINNQRLMQSIYYGTAETAASLLPRASWAYDSEAKITEYNPEKSRELLKQAGVTNLHLQLWVPTASQAYNPSPLKTAELIQADMAQVGIKVSIIPVEGRFQEARLSDMSHDMTLSGWATDSNDPDSFFRPLLSCAAIQSQTNLAHWCDPSFDSLLHKALLSQQLSQRIDDYQDAQKILEEQLPILPLASSLRLQAYRYDIKGLVLSPFGNASFAGVYREKQPEPAATNDPDAGPPTPASEPPVVVEDKP, encoded by the coding sequence ATGCGTGGTCTAAAAACCCTGATGCTGGCATTAAGTTGCCTGTCTGCCGTTGCGACAGCAGCCGAAATTGCCCCTGTGACCAAAACCAAACCGCTGCCGGATATCCGCCAGAGCGGCTTCATTTATTGCGTCAGCGGGATCCTGAATACCTTCAATCCACAGATGGCCAGCAGCGGTCTTACGGTCGATACCCTCGCCGCGCAGCTTTACGATCGTCTGTTAGATGTTGACCCCTATACCTACCGCCTCATTCCTGAATTAGCCCAGAGCTGGGAGGTGTTAGACGGTGGCGCAACCTATGTGCTGCATCTGCGTAAAGATGTGCCGTTCCAAACCACTGACTGGTTTAAACCGACGCGCAAGATGAACGCCGATGATGTGGTGTTTAGCTTCAACCGCATGTTTGATCCTAACCATCCGTATCATGAAGTGAACGGCGGTCATTATCCCTATTTCGAGAGTTTGCAGTTTAGCGATGCGGTGCAAAGCGTACGTAAACTGGATAACTCAACGGTTGAAATTCGCCTTAAACAACCGGATGCCTCTTTCTTATGGCACCTCGCCACGCATTACGCGCCAATACTCTCGTCTGAATACGCAGATAACTTAGCGAAAAAGGGCAAAGAAGAAGATATCGACCGTCTGCCGGTGGGTACCGGTCCGTTTATGCTCAATGAGTACCACGCGGGACAATATATTCGCTTGGATCGCAACAATGCGTTTTGGAAAGGCAAACCGCGGATGCCACAGGTTATTATTGACCTCGGCGCAGGCGGCACCGGGCGTTTGTCCAAACTGCTGACCGGCGAATGCGACGTGCTGGCCTACCCTGCGGCCAGCCAGTTGAGCATTCTGCGCGACGATCCGCGTCTGCGTTTAACGCTGCGCCCTGGAATGAACGTTGCCTACTTGGCGTTCAACACCCGCAAGCCGCCGTTGGATAATTTGGACGTTCGCCGCGCCATTGCCTATTCCATCAATAACCAGCGCCTGATGCAGTCTATCTACTACGGCACGGCGGAAACCGCGGCTTCTCTGCTGCCTCGTGCGTCTTGGGCGTATGACAGCGAAGCAAAGATTACCGAATACAATCCAGAAAAATCGCGTGAACTGCTGAAACAGGCAGGCGTGACCAATCTGCACTTACAGCTATGGGTGCCAACGGCGTCTCAAGCTTATAACCCGAGCCCGCTAAAAACCGCCGAGCTGATTCAGGCTGATATGGCGCAGGTGGGAATTAAAGTCAGCATTATTCCGGTGGAAGGTCGATTCCAAGAAGCGCGCCTGAGCGACATGAGCCACGATATGACGCTCTCCGGCTGGGCAACCGACAGTAATGACCCAGACAGTTTCTTCCGTCCGTTGTTGAGCTGCGCGGCAATTCAGTCGCAGACTAACTTGGCGCACTGGTGCGATCCTTCTTTTGATTCGCTGCTGCATAAAGCCCTGCTGTCTCAGCAACTGTCGCAGCGTATTGACGATTATCAAGATGCACAAAAGATCTTAGAAGAACAGCTGCCTATCTTGCCTCTGGCGTCCTCGTTGCGCCTGCAGGCATATCGCTATGACATCAAAGGACTGGTATTGAGCCCGTTTGGTAACGCCTCATTTGCCGGTGTTTATCGTGAAAAACAGCCAGAACCGGCTGCCACCAACGATCCTGATGCGGGACCACCGACGCCAGCCTCAGAACCCCCTGTCGTCGTGGAGGATAAACCATGA
- the sapB gene encoding putrescine export ABC transporter permease SapB, whose product MIIFTLRRLLLLLVTLFFLSLVGFSLLYFTPHAPLGGASLFDAYRFYVHSLLQGDFGVSSINGQLIIEQLKEVFPATMELCILAFVFALVVGIPLGIIAGLLRGKWQDGAISALALFGYSMPVFWLAILLMLFFSLHLGWLPVSGRYDLLYPMKNVTGFALIDAWLSDSPYRDDMLMSVARHMILPVTALALVPMTEVIRLMRISTDNVVSQNYIKAAATRGLSRFTIIRRHVLHNALPPIIPRLGLQFSTMLTLAMITEVVFSWPGLGRWLINAIRQQDFAAISAGVMLVGTLVLVVNVLSDIVGALTNPLKHKEWYALR is encoded by the coding sequence ATGATTATCTTCACATTGCGCCGTCTTTTGCTGCTGCTGGTGACGCTGTTTTTCCTGTCGCTGGTGGGGTTTAGCCTGCTCTATTTCACGCCACATGCGCCGTTAGGTGGCGCTTCGCTGTTCGACGCCTACCGTTTCTATGTGCATAGTCTGCTGCAAGGCGACTTCGGCGTTTCCAGTATTAACGGGCAGTTGATTATCGAACAGCTGAAGGAAGTTTTCCCCGCTACCATGGAGCTGTGCATTCTGGCCTTCGTGTTTGCGCTGGTGGTAGGTATTCCGCTGGGTATTATTGCCGGTTTACTGCGCGGCAAATGGCAGGATGGCGCGATTAGCGCGCTGGCGCTGTTTGGCTATTCAATGCCGGTATTTTGGCTGGCGATCCTACTGATGCTGTTCTTCTCGCTGCATCTCGGCTGGCTGCCGGTTTCAGGCCGCTACGATCTGCTCTACCCGATGAAAAACGTGACCGGTTTTGCGCTGATTGACGCTTGGCTGTCAGATTCGCCTTATCGTGATGACATGCTGATGAGCGTTGCCCGTCATATGATCCTACCGGTGACGGCGCTGGCGCTGGTGCCGATGACCGAAGTGATCCGCCTGATGCGTATCAGCACCGATAACGTCGTCAGCCAGAATTACATTAAAGCCGCCGCCACGCGTGGCTTATCGCGTTTCACTATTATTCGCCGTCATGTGTTACACAATGCGCTGCCGCCGATTATCCCAAGGTTGGGGCTGCAATTTTCGACCATGCTAACGCTGGCGATGATTACCGAAGTGGTGTTCAGTTGGCCGGGGCTCGGGCGTTGGTTGATTAACGCCATCCGCCAACAGGACTTTGCCGCTATCTCTGCCGGTGTCATGCTGGTAGGGACGTTGGTTTTAGTCGTCAACGTGCTGTCTGATATTGTGGGTGCGCTGACTAATCCGCTGAAACATAAGGAATGGTATGCACTTCGATAA
- a CDS encoding peroxidase yields MERPNSPLTVFSSRHNAPTSDADNHQHLAQGRFPLFNERTERDAYFQRVGDVYTQLLGSEPEVSREHSLSRYDRLSIALTVAQVSQVTPLSAFYAKQLAPLHCPHNTRESNQRLAQITEHARLLAWDPTRSTKQTLRALRAVKLSYPDIVTLSQIIGLVVLQSRLIAGTAALSGCSLPSEPRIFPTLELAPLTEASSAAWRPWLPLGADATLAPVAICGAPSGLAIVLMLINMHDGEGADTSSEIFSDGYNCSDLLRQPLRELAFLVSARLLGCHRSSQHHARRFLLLSKHRQQADAVLADPVTALAQCSRREQAIIQASLTLTQTPCLFSPAHITSLTQSGLSAAEILELIIALATGAWSQRLLVSLGE; encoded by the coding sequence ATGGAGCGACCAAACTCGCCGCTGACGGTTTTTAGCTCACGCCATAACGCACCAACCTCTGATGCGGATAATCACCAGCATCTGGCTCAGGGCCGCTTTCCGTTGTTCAATGAGCGTACCGAGCGTGACGCCTATTTCCAGCGGGTTGGCGATGTTTATACCCAACTGTTAGGCTCCGAGCCTGAAGTTTCCCGCGAACATTCTCTCTCACGCTACGACCGCTTAAGCATTGCGCTTACCGTAGCGCAGGTTTCGCAGGTAACACCGCTTAGCGCCTTTTATGCCAAGCAGTTGGCTCCGCTACATTGCCCACACAACACCCGCGAAAGTAATCAGCGTTTAGCCCAAATTACCGAGCATGCTCGGCTGCTGGCGTGGGACCCCACACGCAGTACAAAACAAACCTTACGCGCGCTGCGTGCGGTAAAACTGTCATACCCCGACATAGTGACACTGTCACAAATAATAGGCCTTGTAGTGCTACAGTCGCGCCTGATTGCGGGCACTGCCGCCCTTTCCGGCTGTTCGTTGCCGTCTGAGCCAAGAATATTTCCCACCCTTGAATTGGCTCCGCTCACAGAAGCGTCATCGGCGGCATGGCGCCCTTGGTTGCCGCTCGGTGCCGACGCCACGCTGGCACCGGTGGCAATATGCGGTGCACCGTCGGGGCTCGCCATCGTCTTAATGTTGATCAACATGCATGACGGTGAAGGCGCTGATACCAGCAGTGAAATTTTTAGCGACGGCTACAACTGTAGCGATCTGCTGCGCCAACCGCTGCGTGAACTGGCCTTTTTAGTTAGCGCTAGGCTTCTCGGCTGTCATCGCAGTAGCCAACATCACGCACGCCGTTTTTTGCTGCTGAGTAAACATCGCCAGCAGGCCGACGCAGTACTCGCCGATCCCGTGACCGCACTCGCACAATGCAGCCGCCGTGAACAGGCTATTATTCAAGCCAGTCTGACCCTCACGCAAACCCCCTGCTTATTTTCTCCCGCACACATCACGTCTTTAACTCAGTCGGGGCTGTCAGCCGCAGAAATTCTTGAGCTTATCATTGCCCTAGCAACCGGCGCGTGGAGCCAACGGCTACTCGTTTCGCTGGGGGAATGA
- the fabI gene encoding enoyl-ACP reductase FabI has product MGFLTGKRILITGVASKLSIAYGIAQAMHREGAELAFTYQNDKLKSRVEEFAAQLGSNLVLACDVAEDESIDAMFTELAKSWPKFDGFVHSIGFAPGDQLDGDYVNAVTRDGFKIAHDISSYSFVAMAKACRTMLNPGSGLLTLSYLGAERAIPNYNVMGLAKASLEANVRYMANAMGPEGIRVNGISAGPIRTLAASGIKNFRKMLAHCEAVTPIRRTVTIEDVGNSAAFLCSPLAGGISGEILHVDGGFNIAAMNELELD; this is encoded by the coding sequence ATGGGTTTTCTAACCGGTAAGCGCATTCTGATCACTGGCGTAGCCAGCAAACTCTCCATTGCCTACGGTATCGCACAGGCTATGCACCGTGAAGGCGCCGAGCTGGCTTTCACCTACCAGAACGACAAACTGAAATCTCGCGTAGAAGAATTCGCCGCTCAGTTGGGTTCTAATCTGGTTCTGGCTTGTGACGTAGCAGAAGACGAAAGCATCGATGCGATGTTTACCGAGCTGGCAAAATCTTGGCCGAAATTCGACGGTTTCGTTCACTCCATTGGCTTCGCTCCAGGCGACCAGTTGGACGGCGACTACGTGAATGCGGTTACCCGTGACGGTTTCAAAATCGCACACGACATCAGCTCTTACAGCTTCGTTGCGATGGCAAAAGCATGCCGTACCATGCTGAACCCAGGTTCAGGCCTGCTGACTCTGTCCTACTTGGGCGCAGAACGTGCAATCCCTAACTATAACGTGATGGGTCTGGCAAAAGCGTCTCTGGAAGCTAACGTTCGCTACATGGCTAACGCGATGGGCCCAGAAGGTATCCGTGTTAACGGTATCTCTGCGGGTCCAATCCGTACGCTGGCAGCGTCTGGCATTAAAAACTTCCGTAAAATGTTGGCACACTGCGAAGCGGTTACCCCAATTCGCCGTACCGTGACCATCGAAGACGTCGGTAACTCAGCCGCATTCCTATGCTCACCACTGGCAGGCGGTATTTCGGGTGAAATCCTGCACGTCGATGGCGGCTTCAACATTGCAGCAATGAACGAGCTGGAACTGGATTAA
- the sapC gene encoding putrescine export ABC transporter permease SapC, with amino-acid sequence MHFDNVYREKRVPSPLRQTWLHFHADTLAMIGLYGVLLLIALCFFGTMLAPYALDQQFLGYQLLPPSWSRYGNVSFFLGTDDLGRDILSRLLSGVAPTFGSALVVTIAASVFGVIIGILAGVTHGLRSAILNHILDTLLSIPSLLLAIVVVAFLGPRLEHAMLAVWLALLPHMVREVYTSVHEELEKEYVVAARLDGASTWFILWDSVLPNIAGVLVGEFTRALSMAILDIAALGFLDLGAQLPSPEWGAMLGDSLELVYVAPWTVMLPGAAIMISVLLVNLLGDGMRRAINAGVE; translated from the coding sequence ATGCACTTCGATAACGTATACCGCGAAAAACGCGTACCGAGCCCGCTGCGTCAGACGTGGCTGCATTTCCATGCCGATACCCTCGCCATGATTGGTTTGTATGGCGTGCTGCTGCTGATCGCCCTGTGCTTTTTCGGCACCATGCTGGCACCTTATGCGCTGGATCAGCAATTCCTTGGCTATCAATTACTGCCGCCGTCGTGGTCACGTTACGGTAACGTGTCATTCTTCCTTGGCACCGACGATCTGGGCCGCGATATTCTCAGCCGTTTATTAAGCGGCGTCGCACCAACGTTTGGTTCTGCGCTGGTCGTCACCATCGCTGCCAGCGTTTTTGGCGTCATTATCGGCATTCTAGCGGGCGTCACCCACGGTCTGCGTTCCGCGATTTTGAACCACATTCTGGATACGCTGCTGTCGATTCCTTCTCTGCTGTTAGCCATTGTCGTTGTCGCCTTTTTAGGGCCGCGCCTTGAGCACGCCATGCTGGCCGTGTGGTTAGCCCTTTTGCCACATATGGTGCGAGAAGTTTATACCTCAGTTCACGAAGAACTTGAGAAAGAATATGTGGTTGCCGCCCGTTTAGACGGCGCATCAACGTGGTTTATCCTGTGGGATTCCGTGCTGCCCAATATCGCGGGCGTACTGGTGGGTGAATTTACCCGCGCCCTCTCCATGGCGATATTAGATATCGCTGCATTAGGCTTTCTCGATCTGGGGGCTCAACTGCCGTCGCCAGAATGGGGAGCCATGCTGGGTGATTCCTTGGAGCTGGTTTATGTCGCGCCGTGGACGGTGATGTTGCCAGGCGCTGCCATTATGATCAGCGTGCTGCTGGTGAATTTGTTGGGCGACGGAATGCGCCGCGCGATTAATGCCGGTGTGGAATAG
- the sapD gene encoding putrescine export ABC transporter ATP-binding protein SapD: protein MPLLDIRNLTIEFMTAEGPVKAVDRVSLTLTEGEVRGLVGESGSGKSLIAKAICGVTKDNWKVTADRFRFDDIDLLRLTPRQRRRLVGHNVSMIFQEPQSCLDPSESIGKQVIQAIPGWTYKGRWWQRFRWRKRRAIELLHRVGIKDHKDIMRSFPYELTEGECQKVMIAIALANQPRLLIADEPTNAMEPTTQAQIFRLLSRMNQNNNTTILLISHDLQMMSKWADRINVMYCGQTVESATCEDILVAPHHPYTQALIRAMPDFGRALPHKSRLNTLPGAIPSLEHLPIGCRLGPRCPYAQKKCIETPPLRSVKTHKFACHFPLNMEETQ from the coding sequence ATGCCGTTACTTGATATTCGTAACCTCACCATTGAATTCATGACCGCCGAAGGGCCGGTCAAAGCCGTCGATCGGGTCAGCCTTACGCTCACCGAAGGCGAAGTGCGCGGACTGGTTGGTGAATCTGGCTCAGGCAAAAGTTTAATTGCCAAAGCGATCTGCGGCGTAACCAAAGATAACTGGAAAGTCACCGCCGACCGTTTTCGCTTTGATGACATTGACCTGCTGCGCTTAACGCCGCGTCAACGACGTCGGCTGGTGGGCCATAATGTGTCGATGATTTTTCAGGAGCCACAGTCCTGTCTGGACCCTTCTGAAAGCATTGGCAAACAGGTGATTCAGGCGATCCCCGGTTGGACCTATAAAGGCCGCTGGTGGCAGCGTTTTCGCTGGCGTAAACGCCGCGCCATTGAACTGCTGCATCGCGTCGGGATTAAAGACCACAAAGATATCATGCGTAGCTTCCCGTATGAGTTGACGGAAGGTGAATGCCAGAAGGTGATGATTGCCATCGCCTTGGCTAACCAGCCACGTCTGCTGATTGCCGATGAACCGACCAATGCCATGGAACCCACCACGCAGGCGCAAATTTTCCGTCTGCTGTCGCGCATGAATCAAAACAACAACACGACGATTTTATTGATCAGCCATGACCTGCAAATGATGAGCAAATGGGCTGACCGCATTAACGTGATGTACTGCGGCCAAACGGTTGAAAGCGCGACCTGTGAAGATATTTTAGTTGCGCCACATCATCCTTACACGCAGGCGCTGATCCGCGCGATGCCTGATTTTGGCCGCGCACTGCCCCATAAAAGCCGCTTAAACACGCTACCGGGTGCCATTCCTTCGTTAGAGCATTTGCCTATCGGCTGCCGCTTAGGCCCACGTTGTCCGTATGCGCAAAAAAAATGCATTGAGACACCGCCGCTGCGCAGCGTAAAAACGCATAAGTTTGCCTGTCATTTCCCGCTTAACATGGAGGAGACGCAATGA
- the dkgB gene encoding 2,5-didehydrogluconate reductase DkgB encodes MMMPKLGLGTFRLKEQVVIDSVRNGLALGYRHIDTAQIYGNEAEVGQAIEESGVPRDELFVTTKIWLENLAPEKLIESLQESLKKLRLAQVDLTLIHWPTRDASPTIAESMQALYQAQQMGLTKAIGISNFTIEQMKQAIDAVGAQNIASQQIEIHPFLQNEKVAEFAASQGIPVTAYMPLAYGKVLTDVVITQIAQAHGVSAAQVALAWSLQKGYTVIPSSTKRENLASNLDALKIVLSDAEMKQIAELERNERLVSPEFAPDWD; translated from the coding sequence ATGATGATGCCAAAACTGGGGCTAGGAACGTTTCGTCTGAAAGAGCAGGTCGTGATTGATTCTGTGCGCAATGGGTTGGCGCTGGGGTATCGTCATATCGATACCGCGCAGATCTATGGCAATGAAGCTGAGGTTGGACAAGCTATTGAAGAAAGCGGTGTACCGCGTGATGAGCTGTTTGTTACCACGAAAATTTGGCTGGAAAATCTCGCGCCTGAAAAGCTGATTGAAAGCCTGCAAGAAAGCCTGAAAAAACTGCGACTGGCGCAGGTCGATTTAACCCTGATCCACTGGCCAACGCGTGATGCATCGCCAACCATTGCTGAGAGCATGCAGGCCTTGTATCAGGCTCAGCAGATGGGTTTAACCAAAGCGATAGGGATCTCTAATTTTACTATCGAACAAATGAAGCAGGCCATCGACGCGGTGGGTGCGCAGAATATTGCTAGCCAGCAAATTGAGATCCATCCGTTCCTGCAAAATGAAAAAGTGGCTGAGTTTGCTGCCTCTCAGGGCATTCCGGTAACTGCCTATATGCCTCTAGCCTATGGCAAGGTGTTAACAGACGTCGTCATTACCCAAATTGCGCAGGCGCATGGTGTGAGCGCCGCACAGGTGGCTTTGGCGTGGTCGTTACAAAAGGGTTACACGGTTATCCCTTCGTCCACCAAACGTGAGAATTTAGCCAGCAACTTAGACGCATTGAAGATTGTTTTAAGCGATGCGGAAATGAAGCAGATTGCAGAACTTGAACGCAACGAACGTTTAGTCAGCCCTGAGTTTGCGCCAGATTGGGATTGA
- a CDS encoding exoribonuclease II, with product MFQDNPLLAQLKQQLHSQTPRVEGVVKGTDKGFGFLEVDAQKSYFIPPPYMKKVMHGDRVLAAVHTEKDREVVEPEELVEPFLTRFVGRVQKKDGDNRLSIIPDHPLLKDAIPCRADNNVTHEFKQGDWAVAEMNRHPLKGDRTFFANITTFITDADDDFAPWWVTLSRHGLDRTAPEWSGSEMHEEGLEREDLTALPFVTIDSASTEDMDDALYVQENEDGSLALTIAIADPTAYVEPDSELDKIARVRAFTTYLPGFNIPMLPRDLSDDLCSLRPNERRPALLCRVTIQKDGAISDDIRFFAGWIESKAKLVYDEVSDYLEGVGSWKPENAQIEQQVRLLHRLADSRSDWRQHHALVFKDRPDYRFVLGEKGSVVDIIAEHRRVANRIVEECMITANVCAAIVLRDRLGFGVYNIHSGFDPALVEQAVSILQANDVSANAEALLTLQGFCELRRHLDSLPTTFLDSRVRRFQTFAEISTEPGPHYGLGLEAYATWTSPIRKYGDMVNHRLLKALIANKPAERPDEAITVQMADRRRLNRMAERDVGDWLYARFLKDKADPAVHFNAEIVDISRGGMRVRLVDNGAMAFIPSSFIHAVRDELVCSQETGSIQIKGETVYQTGDALQVYLVEVRLETRSIIAKPVA from the coding sequence ATGTTTCAGGATAACCCGCTGCTCGCGCAGCTAAAACAGCAACTGCACTCCCAGACTCCACGCGTTGAAGGCGTGGTTAAAGGGACCGACAAAGGTTTTGGCTTCTTGGAAGTTGACGCCCAGAAAAGCTATTTCATCCCGCCACCGTACATGAAAAAAGTCATGCATGGTGACCGCGTTCTGGCTGCTGTTCACACTGAGAAAGATCGTGAAGTCGTTGAGCCGGAAGAGCTGGTTGAGCCTTTCCTAACAAGATTCGTTGGCCGGGTACAGAAAAAAGACGGTGATAACCGCCTTTCCATCATCCCCGACCATCCATTGCTGAAAGATGCCATCCCATGCAGAGCGGACAACAACGTCACGCATGAGTTTAAGCAAGGCGACTGGGCCGTTGCTGAAATGAATCGGCATCCGCTGAAAGGCGACCGCACTTTCTTTGCCAATATCACCACGTTTATTACCGACGCGGATGATGATTTTGCACCATGGTGGGTCACCCTTTCCCGTCACGGACTGGATCGCACGGCACCAGAATGGTCTGGTAGCGAAATGCATGAAGAAGGCTTGGAGCGTGAAGACCTCACCGCTCTGCCATTCGTCACCATTGACAGCGCCAGCACCGAAGATATGGATGATGCGTTGTATGTGCAGGAGAACGAAGACGGTTCTCTGGCATTAACCATCGCCATTGCCGATCCAACGGCCTACGTTGAGCCAGACTCCGAGCTGGATAAAATTGCTCGGGTGCGTGCTTTCACGACTTATTTGCCTGGTTTCAACATTCCAATGTTGCCGCGCGATTTGTCTGACGATCTGTGCTCACTGCGCCCTAATGAACGCCGTCCAGCGTTGCTATGCCGCGTCACCATACAGAAAGACGGCGCTATTTCTGACGATATTCGCTTCTTTGCTGGCTGGATTGAATCCAAAGCCAAGCTGGTTTACGACGAAGTTTCAGACTATCTGGAAGGCGTTGGCAGTTGGAAACCGGAAAATGCCCAAATCGAACAGCAGGTTCGCCTGTTGCATCGCTTAGCCGATTCCCGCTCTGATTGGCGTCAGCACCACGCCTTGGTATTTAAAGATCGCCCAGATTATCGCTTTGTTTTAGGCGAAAAAGGCAGCGTGGTTGATATCATTGCCGAGCATCGCCGTGTGGCAAACCGTATCGTGGAAGAGTGTATGATCACCGCTAACGTCTGTGCTGCCATCGTGCTGCGTGACCGTTTAGGCTTCGGTGTTTATAACATCCACTCCGGTTTCGATCCGGCGCTGGTTGAACAGGCCGTGAGCATTCTGCAAGCCAACGATGTATCTGCCAACGCAGAAGCATTATTAACCTTGCAGGGCTTCTGCGAACTGCGTCGTCACTTAGATTCGTTGCCAACGACGTTCCTTGATAGTCGCGTGCGCCGTTTCCAGACCTTTGCTGAAATCAGCACCGAACCGGGCCCGCATTACGGTTTAGGCTTAGAGGCCTACGCAACCTGGACTTCGCCGATCCGTAAATACGGTGACATGGTGAATCATCGCCTGCTGAAAGCGCTAATTGCGAATAAACCGGCCGAACGCCCGGATGAAGCCATTACCGTTCAGATGGCAGATCGCCGCCGCCTGAATCGTATGGCCGAGCGTGATGTTGGTGATTGGTTATATGCGCGCTTCCTGAAAGATAAAGCGGATCCAGCCGTTCATTTTAACGCTGAAATCGTTGATATTTCGCGTGGCGGTATGCGCGTGCGTTTGGTTGATAACGGTGCGATGGCGTTTATTCCATCCTCGTTTATTCACGCCGTGCGTGATGAGCTGGTATGTAGCCAAGAGACGGGCTCCATTCAGATCAAAGGCGAAACCGTTTATCAGACGGGCGATGCCCTACAGGTTTATCTGGTTGAAGTGCGCTTAGAAACACGCAGTATTATTGCCAAGCCGGTTGCTTAA
- the sapF gene encoding putrescine export ABC transporter ATP-binding protein SapF → MSTLLEVHNLQKTFRYRTGLFRRQNLEAVKPVSFTLREGQTLAIIGENGSGKSTLAKMLSGMIEPTAGDIVIDDKQLEYGDFRYRSQRIRMIFQDPSTSLNPRQRIGQILDVPLRLNTELDAPEREQRINETLRQVGLRSDHAYYYPHMLASGQIQRIALARALILQPQVIVADEALASLDMSMRSQIINLMLELQQKHGIAYIYVTQHLGMMKHISDQVMVMHHGEVVERGSTSEVLAAPLHEQTKRLINSHFGEALTADAWRRDGGVF, encoded by the coding sequence ATGAGTACGCTGTTGGAGGTGCACAATCTACAAAAGACCTTCCGCTACCGCACCGGCTTGTTTCGTCGCCAAAATCTTGAAGCGGTTAAACCCGTTAGTTTTACGCTGCGCGAAGGACAAACACTGGCGATTATTGGTGAAAACGGCTCAGGGAAATCCACACTGGCAAAAATGCTGTCAGGCATGATTGAGCCCACGGCGGGCGATATCGTGATTGATGACAAGCAGCTAGAGTACGGCGATTTTCGCTACCGCAGCCAGCGGATCCGCATGATTTTTCAAGATCCGTCTACGTCACTCAATCCGCGCCAGCGTATCGGCCAGATCCTTGACGTTCCCCTACGGCTAAACACTGAACTGGATGCGCCCGAGCGTGAACAGCGTATCAATGAAACGCTGCGCCAAGTCGGCTTGCGTTCGGATCACGCCTATTACTATCCGCATATGTTAGCGTCCGGACAAATTCAACGCATCGCCTTGGCGCGCGCCTTAATATTGCAGCCACAGGTGATCGTAGCGGATGAAGCGTTAGCGTCGCTGGATATGTCGATGCGTTCACAGATTATAAATTTGATGTTGGAACTGCAGCAAAAACACGGTATCGCTTACATCTATGTTACCCAGCATTTGGGCATGATGAAGCACATTAGCGATCAGGTGATGGTGATGCATCATGGCGAAGTGGTGGAGCGCGGTAGCACTTCGGAGGTGTTGGCAGCCCCACTGCATGAGCAAACCAAGCGTCTCATCAATAGTCATTTTGGTGAAGCATTAACGGCTGATGCATGGCGTCGTGACGGTGGTGTTTTCTGA